A stretch of Coregonus clupeaformis isolate EN_2021a chromosome 37, ASM2061545v1, whole genome shotgun sequence DNA encodes these proteins:
- the LOC121553385 gene encoding core histone macro-H2A.2-like, which produces MSARGGKKKTTKLSRSARAGVIFPVGRMMRYLRTGTHKYRIGMGAPVYMAAVIEYLAAEILELAGNAARDNKKGRITPRHIKLAVANDEELNQLLRGVTISNGGVLPRIHPELLSKKRGSRVKVDTQVTVPEKRAERVKSIKKPTTKKGKGKPGRKPRKNTENDKETVVANSTVEDGPGDGFTILSAKSLFLGQKLSLTESEISKIGTIKVEGIINPTNAEMDLKEGVGSALEKAGGRDFLEAVKELRKAQGPLEVASVAVSQASGMPARFVIHCNIPQWGSEKCEDQLEKTVKACLSAAEEKKLKSVAFPSLPAGRNGFPKQTAAQLILKAISNHFVSATTSSLKNIYFVLFDSESIGIYLQEMAKLDAK; this is translated from the exons ATGTCAGCCCGAGGAGGAAAGAAGAAGACCACCAAACTGTCCCGCTCCGCCAGAGCAGGGGTCATCTTTCCTGTGGGGAGGATGATGAGGTATCTACGCACAGGGACCCACAAGTACCGCATCGGCATGGGGGCACCCGTCTACATGGCAGCCGTCATAGAGTACCTGGCAG CTGAGATTTTGGAGTTGGCAGGAAATGCAGCAAGGGACAACAAAAAAGGAAGAATAACTCCTCGGCACATTAAACTGGCTGTAGCCAACGACGAGGAGCTCAACCAG CTTCTCAGAGGGGTGACCATATCAAACGGAGGGGTCCTGCCTCGCATCCATCCTGAGCTGCTGTCCAAGAAGAGGGGCAGCCGAGTGAAAGTGGACACTCAGGTGACAGTGCCAGAGAAGAGGGCGGAACGTGTTAAGAGCATCAAGAAACCCACCACCAAAAAAGGCAAAGGTAAACCAGGCCGCAAGCCAAGG AAGAACACAGAAAACGACAAAGAAACTGTTGTAGCCAACTCAACAGTGGAAGATGGACCAGGTGATGGATTCACTATCCTCTCAGCGAAAAGCCTGTTCCTTGGACAAAAG CTTTCACTAACAGAGAGTGAAATTAGCAAAATTGGAACCATTAAGGTGGAGGGAATCATCAACCCCACAAATGCAGAGATGGACCTCAAAGAGGGAGTGG GCAGTGCCCTGGAGAAGGCAGGGGGGCGGGACTTCTTGGAGGCAGTGAAAGAACTGCGGAAAGCACAGGGACCTTTGGAGGTAGCATCAG TTGCGGTGAGCCAGGCCAGTGGGATGCCAGCTCGTTTTGTCATCCACTGTAACATCCCTCAATGGGGCTCAGAGAAGTGTGAGGACCAGCTGGAGAAGACTGTCAAGGCCTgtctctctgctgcagaggagaagAAACTCAAGTCTGTTGCCTTCCCCTCACTTCCTGCTGGCCG GAATGGATTCCCAAAGCAAACAGCCGCCCAGCTGATCCTCAAGGCCATCTCCAACCATTTTGTCTCTGCGACGACCTCCTCCCTGAAAAACATTTACTTTGTACTGTTTGACAGCGAGAGCATCGGAATATACCTTCAGGAAATGGCCAAGCTGGATGCCAAGTGA